One segment of uncultured Methanobrevibacter sp. DNA contains the following:
- a CDS encoding radical SAM protein, translated as MHYVTSKSILSKNNGMNLYRGCTHGCIYCDSRSKIYGMNHKFEDIEVKENSLQLLKRELRKRQPSMIGTGAMTDPYIPLEKRLKYVRNALELIYDYGFGFTCITKSDLILRDLELLKKINEKTRVVVQMTLTTADDDLCSILEPHVCTTSRRVEVLKILDEAGIPTVVWLCPILPYINDTYENINSILDYCIENNVKGILCHGMGLTLREGNREYFYSKLDEHFPGLKEKYIEEYANSYSIPSPNDKMLMKLFKRRTYDAGILNNFNEIFEYLHKFPQKSYQSTLNFK; from the coding sequence ATGCACTATGTAACATCAAAAAGCATTCTGTCGAAAAATAATGGGATGAATCTCTATAGGGGATGTACCCACGGATGCATATACTGTGATTCACGAAGCAAGATATATGGAATGAATCATAAATTTGAGGATATTGAGGTTAAAGAAAATTCGCTTCAGCTGCTTAAAAGAGAGCTTAGAAAAAGGCAGCCTTCAATGATTGGAACCGGTGCAATGACTGACCCCTATATTCCACTTGAAAAGCGTCTTAAATATGTGAGGAATGCTTTAGAGTTAATTTATGATTACGGTTTCGGATTTACCTGCATTACAAAATCAGATTTGATTTTAAGGGATTTGGAATTGCTTAAAAAAATCAACGAAAAAACAAGGGTAGTTGTACAAATGACATTAACGACTGCCGATGATGATCTATGCAGCATTCTGGAACCTCATGTATGTACAACTTCAAGACGGGTGGAGGTCTTAAAAATATTGGATGAGGCAGGAATTCCGACTGTTGTATGGCTGTGTCCGATTCTGCCCTACATTAACGATACTTATGAAAACATCAATTCCATTTTGGATTATTGTATTGAAAACAATGTAAAAGGCATTTTATGTCATGGTATGGGTTTGACTTTAAGGGAAGGAAACAGGGAGTATTTCTATTCAAAATTGGATGAACATTTTCCCGGTTTGAAAGAGAAATATATTGAAGAATATGCAAACAGCTATTCTATTCCAAGCCCCAATGATAAAATGTTAATGAAGCTATTTAAAAGAAGAACATATGATGCAGGAATCTTAAATAATTTCAATGAAATATTTGAGTATCTCCATAAGTTTCCACAAAAATCCTATCAGTCCACATTAAATTTTAAATAG